A region from the Sulfitobacter sp. D7 genome encodes:
- the gcvH gene encoding glycine cleavage system protein GcvH codes for MKFTEEHEWLRVEGDEVVVGITTHAAEQLGDVVFVELPDEGTTVSKDDEVVVIESVKAASDILAPIDGEITEVNSTLTDNPSMVNDDPQGDAWFFKMKFTDASQMDDFMDEAAYQKFIG; via the coding sequence ATGAAATTTACCGAAGAACATGAATGGCTGCGCGTCGAGGGTGACGAAGTGGTCGTGGGCATCACCACACACGCCGCCGAGCAGTTGGGCGATGTCGTATTCGTGGAACTGCCCGACGAAGGCACCACCGTCAGCAAGGATGACGAGGTTGTGGTGATCGAATCCGTCAAGGCGGCGTCGGACATCCTCGCCCCGATCGACGGTGAGATCACCGAGGTGAACAGCACGCTCACGGACAACCCCAGCATGGTCAACGATGACCCGCAGGGCGATGCATGGTTCTTCAAGATGAAGTTCACCGATGCCAGCCAGATGGACGACTTCATGGACGAAGCCGCCTACCAGAAATTCATCGGCTAA
- the gcvP gene encoding aminomethyl-transferring glycine dehydrogenase, with protein MSFKPTDYLPYDFANRRHIGPSPSEMSQMLDTVGAESLDALIDDTLPKAIRAKQPLDFGKAMSEREVLEHMRKVAGKNKVLTSLIGQGYHGTVTPPAIQRNILENPAWYTAYTPYQPEISQGRLEALLNFQTMVSDLTGLEIANASLLDEATACAEAMTMALRSSKSKAKGFFIDSNCHPQNIAVMKTRAEPLGIEVMVGEPEEMDAEKVFGAIFQYPGTYGHVRDFTDHMAALHEAKAVGIVTADPLSLTLLKEPGAMGADIAVGSTQRFGVPEGYGGPHAAYMACKDSMKRAMPGRIVGVSIDAHGNRAYRLSLQTREQHIRREKATSNVCTAQALLAVMASMYAVFHGPEGLKAIAQRIHRKTVRLAKGLEAAGFDVQPESYFDTVTVEVGPLQAAVMKSAVDEGINLRRVGGTKVGITLDERTRPDTIEAVWRAFGIRQADDDFTPEYRLPDAMVRTSDYLTHPIFHMNRAETEMMRYMRRLADRDLALDRAMIPLGSCTMKLNSAAEMMPVTWREFSLIHPFVPADQALGYQEMIDDLSDKLCEITGYDAISMQPNSGAQGEYAGLLTIAAYHRAKGEGHRNICLIPMSAHGTNPASAQMVGWKVVVIKTAANGDIDLDDFRAKAEQHSENLAGCMITYPSTHGVFEETVHEVTKITHDHGGQVYIDGANMNAMVGLSRPGDLGGDVSHLNLHKTFCIPHGGGGPGMGPIGVKSHLIAHLPGHPNEEGAAVSAAPYGSPSLLPISWSYCLMMGGDGLTQATRAAILNANYIAKRLEGAYDVLYKGPSGRVAHECIIDVRPYEETAGITNEDVAKRLVDCGFHAPTMSWPVAGTLMVEPTESETKAELDRFCDAMLAIREEIREIEEGRMDRANNPLKNAPHTVEDLVVEWGDRPYSREQGCFPPGAFRVDKYWPPVNRVDNVHGDRNLICTCPPLEDYAEAAE; from the coding sequence ATGAGCTTCAAGCCCACCGATTATCTGCCCTATGATTTCGCCAACCGGCGTCACATTGGCCCGTCCCCTTCCGAAATGTCGCAGATGCTCGACACCGTGGGCGCCGAAAGCCTTGATGCGCTGATCGACGACACGTTACCCAAGGCGATCCGTGCGAAACAGCCGCTTGATTTCGGCAAGGCGATGAGCGAGCGCGAGGTGCTTGAGCACATGCGCAAGGTTGCGGGCAAGAACAAGGTGCTCACCAGCCTGATCGGGCAGGGCTATCACGGCACCGTCACGCCTCCGGCGATCCAGCGGAATATTCTTGAGAACCCCGCGTGGTACACCGCCTACACGCCCTATCAGCCCGAAATTTCGCAGGGCCGCCTGGAAGCGTTGCTCAATTTCCAGACGATGGTGAGCGACCTTACCGGGTTGGAAATCGCCAATGCGTCGCTTCTGGATGAGGCCACCGCCTGCGCCGAGGCGATGACCATGGCGCTGCGCAGTTCGAAATCCAAGGCCAAGGGCTTCTTTATCGATAGCAATTGCCACCCGCAAAACATCGCCGTGATGAAGACCCGGGCCGAGCCTTTGGGCATTGAGGTCATGGTCGGTGAACCCGAAGAGATGGACGCGGAAAAGGTTTTTGGCGCGATCTTCCAGTATCCGGGCACCTACGGCCATGTGCGCGACTTCACCGATCACATGGCGGCCCTGCATGAGGCCAAGGCCGTCGGCATCGTCACCGCCGACCCATTGTCGCTGACCCTGCTGAAAGAGCCGGGCGCGATGGGGGCCGACATCGCCGTGGGCAGCACGCAGCGTTTTGGCGTGCCCGAGGGCTATGGCGGCCCGCACGCTGCTTATATGGCCTGCAAGGATTCCATGAAGCGCGCCATGCCGGGGCGGATTGTCGGCGTGTCCATCGACGCCCATGGCAACCGCGCCTACCGTCTGTCGCTGCAAACCCGCGAGCAACACATCCGCCGCGAGAAGGCGACCTCGAACGTTTGCACTGCGCAGGCGCTGCTGGCCGTGATGGCCTCGATGTATGCCGTGTTCCACGGGCCGGAAGGCTTGAAAGCCATCGCGCAGCGCATCCACCGCAAGACAGTGCGTCTGGCGAAGGGCCTGGAGGCCGCTGGCTTTGACGTGCAGCCCGAGAGCTATTTCGACACGGTCACCGTCGAGGTCGGCCCCTTGCAGGCCGCGGTGATGAAATCCGCCGTGGACGAAGGCATCAACCTGCGCCGTGTGGGCGGGACCAAAGTGGGCATCACGCTGGACGAGCGCACCCGCCCCGACACCATCGAAGCGGTCTGGCGCGCCTTTGGCATCCGTCAGGCGGATGATGATTTCACGCCTGAGTACCGTCTGCCCGACGCGATGGTCCGCACGAGCGACTACCTCACCCACCCGATTTTCCACATGAACCGGGCCGAGACCGAGATGATGCGCTACATGCGCCGCTTGGCCGACCGTGATCTGGCGCTGGACCGGGCGATGATCCCGCTGGGGTCTTGCACGATGAAGTTGAACTCGGCGGCTGAGATGATGCCGGTGACGTGGCGTGAATTCTCGCTGATCCATCCCTTCGTGCCCGCCGATCAGGCGCTTGGCTATCAGGAAATGATCGACGATCTGTCGGACAAACTGTGCGAGATCACCGGCTATGACGCGATTTCGATGCAGCCGAACTCGGGCGCGCAGGGCGAATATGCGGGGCTCTTGACCATCGCCGCCTATCACCGCGCCAAGGGCGAGGGGCATCGCAACATCTGCCTTATTCCGATGAGCGCCCATGGCACCAACCCGGCCTCCGCGCAGATGGTGGGTTGGAAGGTCGTGGTCATCAAGACCGCCGCCAATGGTGACATCGACCTTGACGATTTCCGCGCCAAGGCCGAGCAGCACAGCGAAAACCTTGCCGGTTGCATGATCACTTACCCGTCGACCCACGGCGTGTTCGAGGAAACCGTGCATGAGGTGACCAAGATCACCCATGACCACGGCGGCCAAGTCTATATCGACGGCGCCAATATGAACGCGATGGTGGGCCTGTCGCGCCCCGGCGATCTGGGCGGCGACGTGAGCCACCTCAACCTGCACAAGACTTTCTGCATCCCGCATGGCGGCGGGGGCCCCGGCATGGGTCCGATCGGTGTGAAATCGCATCTGATCGCGCATCTGCCGGGCCACCCGAACGAAGAGGGGGCCGCGGTCTCGGCGGCGCCTTACGGCTCGCCCTCGCTGTTGCCGATCTCTTGGTCTTACTGCCTGATGATGGGCGGTGACGGTCTGACGCAGGCGACCCGCGCCGCGATCCTCAATGCCAACTACATCGCCAAGCGTCTCGAAGGGGCCTATGACGTGCTGTATAAAGGGCCGAGCGGTCGGGTGGCGCATGAGTGCATCATCGACGTGCGCCCCTATGAGGAAACCGCGGGCATCACCAACGAAGACGTCGCCAAGCGGCTGGTTGACTGCGGCTTCCACGCGCCAACGATGTCTTGGCCGGTGGCGGGCACGCTAATGGTGGAGCCGACGGAGTCTGAGACCAAGGCCGAGTTGGACCGTTTCTGCGACGCCATGCTGGCGATCCGCGAAGAGATCCGCGAGATCGAAGAGGGCCGCATGGATCGGGCCAACAATCCGCTGAAAAACGCACCGCATACGGTGGAGGATCTGGTGGTGGAATGGGGCGACCGGCCCTACAGCCGCGAGCAGGGCTGCTTCCCTCCGGGGGCCTTCCGGGTCGACAAATACTGGCCGCCGGTCAACCGTGTCGACAACGTGCACGGCGACCGCAACCTGATCTGCACCTGCCCACCGCTGGAGGACTACGCCGAAGCGGCGGAGTGA
- the gcvT gene encoding glycine cleavage system aminomethyltransferase GcvT, with translation MSDLKQTALHDLHVELGAKMVPFAGYSMPVQYPLGVMKEHLHTRAAAGLFDVSHMGQVVLRAKSGSYEDVALAMESLVPVDVLGLAEMRQRYAMFTDATGGILDDLMLANLGDHLFVVVNAGCKDDDIALMKEALSDRCEIEVLEDRALLALQGPQAEAALARLQPLVADMKFMDVAKDVDIDGITVTLSRSGYTGEDGYEISVANEDAVALARKLLALEEVEPIGLGARDSLRLEGGLCLYGHDIDTTTTPVEAALNWAIQKVRRNDGERAGGFPGAGVILQQLADGAPRKRVGLLPEGRAPMREGVAIFDAAEGGNEVGTVTSGGFGPTVGGPVAMGYVSAEHAKVDTPLWGEVRGKRLPLTVTKMPFVAANFKR, from the coding sequence ATGAGCGATCTCAAGCAGACGGCATTGCATGATTTGCATGTGGAACTGGGGGCCAAGATGGTGCCCTTTGCGGGCTATTCAATGCCCGTGCAATACCCTCTTGGCGTGATGAAAGAGCATTTGCACACCCGCGCCGCCGCCGGGTTGTTTGATGTGAGCCACATGGGGCAGGTCGTGCTGCGGGCCAAATCTGGCAGCTATGAAGATGTGGCCTTGGCGATGGAGAGCCTCGTGCCGGTTGATGTGCTGGGGCTTGCCGAGATGCGCCAGCGTTATGCGATGTTTACGGATGCCACGGGTGGTATCTTGGACGATCTGATGTTGGCCAATCTGGGTGATCATTTGTTCGTTGTTGTGAATGCCGGGTGCAAGGATGATGACATCGCCCTGATGAAAGAGGCGTTGTCGGATCGTTGTGAGATCGAAGTGCTCGAAGATCGTGCGCTGCTGGCCTTGCAGGGGCCGCAGGCCGAAGCGGCGCTGGCCCGGTTGCAGCCCTTGGTGGCGGATATGAAATTTATGGATGTGGCCAAGGATGTCGACATTGACGGGATCACCGTCACCCTGTCGCGCTCGGGCTATACGGGCGAGGACGGCTACGAGATTTCGGTCGCGAATGAAGATGCCGTGGCCTTGGCGCGCAAGCTTTTGGCGCTGGAAGAGGTCGAGCCCATCGGTCTGGGCGCGCGTGACAGTCTGCGGTTGGAGGGCGGGTTGTGCCTTTATGGTCATGACATCGACACCACCACCACGCCGGTTGAGGCGGCGCTGAACTGGGCGATCCAGAAGGTACGGCGCAATGATGGCGAGCGTGCGGGCGGTTTTCCGGGTGCGGGCGTGATCTTGCAACAACTGGCCGATGGGGCGCCGCGCAAGCGGGTGGGGCTGCTGCCCGAAGGCCGGGCGCCGATGCGCGAAGGTGTGGCGATTTTCGATGCAGCCGAGGGCGGCAATGAGGTTGGCACAGTAACCTCTGGCGGCTTTGGTCCGACGGTTGGCGGCCCGGTTGCCATGGGCTATGTCAGCGCCGAGCATGCGAAGGTCGACACGCCGCTTTGGGGCGAGGTGCGCGGCAAGCGCTTGCCACTGACTGTCACGAAAATGCCGTTCGTCGCGGCGAACTTCAAACGCTGA